In Vicinamibacteria bacterium, the genomic window TCGTGCGCGAGTACCTGGAGACGGTGGCTTGGGACAAAAGACCGCCGGGGCCCCAGCTTCCTCCGTACGTCGTTCGTGGGACTCGCGAGCGCTACCTGGAAGCTTATCGGACCCTCACCGGTCTCAGCGAGCTCTGAGCCATGCGGAGTACTCAAGCTCGAGCGTCGAGAAACGGAAAGCCGAGTCTGAACGTCAAACTCGACGATCTCGTTCGAGAGATGATCGAGAGCGGGATTCGATTTCCCGAAGCGAGACGGGAGTTCGAAAAGAGATTCCTGACC contains:
- a CDS encoding helix-turn-helix domain-containing protein encodes the protein MRSTQARASRNGKPSLNVKLDDLVREMIESGIRFPEARREFEKRFLTSIMERERGNLSRAAKVLRIHRNTLSKKLAELNAGRPVAPHVS